The proteins below come from a single Candidatus Binataceae bacterium genomic window:
- the nth gene encoding endonuclease III, translated as MALIAAEQRDPFKILVGCILSLRTKDQTTAQASARLFALASTPAELAVCELGLIEKAIYPVGFYRTKARVIRDLSADLLARFGGQVPDRIEALLTLKGVGRKTANLVVTQAFGKPGICVDTHVHRISNRWGLVRTKTPAQTEAALRRTLPRRYWREFNELLVAFGQTICHPISPRCSQCPLSQYCPALGVGRRR; from the coding sequence ATGGCGCTGATCGCGGCCGAGCAGCGCGACCCCTTCAAGATTTTGGTGGGCTGCATCTTAAGCCTGCGAACCAAGGACCAGACTACTGCTCAGGCCAGCGCGCGGCTGTTTGCCCTGGCCAGCACGCCGGCTGAACTGGCAGTTTGCGAACTGGGCTTGATCGAAAAGGCCATCTATCCAGTTGGCTTCTATCGCACTAAGGCCCGCGTCATCCGCGACTTGAGCGCCGATCTGCTGGCGCGCTTCGGCGGCCAAGTTCCCGACCGCATCGAGGCCCTGCTGACGCTCAAGGGGGTTGGGCGCAAGACCGCCAACCTGGTCGTGACCCAAGCCTTCGGTAAACCTGGAATTTGCGTCGATACCCATGTGCATCGCATTTCCAACCGTTGGGGCCTGGTCCGCACAAAGACTCCCGCACAGACCGAAGCCGCCCTGCGCCGCACGCTCCCTCGGCGCTATTGGCGAGAATTCAACGAACTGTTGGTCGCTTTCGGCCAGACAATTTGCCACCCGATCTCGCCGCGCTGCTCGCAATGCCCACTGTCGCAGTATTGTCCCGCCCTGGGTGTAGGTCGTCGGCGCTGA